DNA sequence from the Rhizobium sp. NXC14 genome:
GAAGGAAGCTAGCGAAATGGATTACGACGTAATCATCATCGGCGGCGGCCTTGTGGGCGTATCGATTGCCTGGGGTCTGTCCACGTGCGGACAAAGGATTGCCGTCATCGATGAAGGCGATGTGGCAAACAGGGCGGCACGGGCGAATTTCGGTCTCGTATGGAGTTCAAGCAAGGGCCTCGGCAACGCCGCCTATTCGCGGTGGTCGCGAATCTCGACTGCAAACTGGCACCAGTTGGCGGCCGAGCTCAAGGCCGAAACCGGCGTCGACACTGGATTCGTCCAATCGGGCGGCTTCTCAATTCGGCTCACGTCTACGGAGCTGGAACGCGGGATCACATCCATGGCGAAGCTGGCCGGCCAGCCCGGAATGGAGGCGGAAGGAACCCCACCGCTCGAATATGAGATACTCGATCAGGCGGAGACGCGTCGCCGCTTGCCGCTGGTCGGCGAGACCGTGGCAGGGGCGATTTTCAGCCCGCTCGATGGACACGTTAATCCGCTGCGGCTGTTCGCAGGCTTTCATAAGGCGCTTAAGCAGCGTGGCGTTCATTATCTGCCGCATCGGCAGACGATTACGATCAGTCATCGCGCAGGTACGTTCGAATTGGCAGGAGACGGGTGGCGACTCGGTGCCGGCAAGATCGTCCTTGCTGCCGGGCTCGGCAACACCGCGCTCGCTCCGATGGTCGGGCTGAACGTTCCGCTCTCGCCCAGCCGCGGCCAGATCATTGTGACCGAGCGGCTGAAGCCCTTCCTAAGCCATGCCACCGGCCATCTGCGGCAGACAGACGAGGGATCTGTGCTGATCGGCGAAAGCAAGGAAACCACAATCGATCACCAGCGGCCGCGCGGGCCAATTACTGCGGTCCTGGCTGAGCGCGCCGTGCGCACATTCCCACTTCTAAAGGACGCCAGTGCAGTGCGGATCTGGGCCGCATTCCGAGTGGTGACGCCGGACGGCTACCCCATTTACGAGCAGTCAGAGAGGTTTCCTGGTGCGTTCGCATGTGCCTGCCATTCCGGCGTGACTCTGGCGGCCAATCATGCGCTGGTCCTGTCGCGGCAGATTTCAGCCGGCGCGCTTTCTGACGATCTTTCCGCATTTCATTCCCGGAGGTTCCATGTTCCGGCGGCTGCCTGACCGAAAGGAGAGTTCAATTTCATTCACATTCAACGGCATGCCGACCATGGCCAGACAAGGCGATAGCGTTGCCGCCGCACTGCTGGCCGCGGGATATGGCAGCACGCGTCGCAGCCCGGTCTCCGGCGCCGCCCGTGGTCCTTACTGCATGATGGGTGTCTGCTTCGAGTGCCTCGTCAAAATCGATGGCCGGCCGAACCAACAGGGTTGCATGACCAACGTTGCGGAGGGGATGCGGATCGAAACACAGGAGGGCGCGGCCATGCCGAGGCAGGAAGGGTGATTAGAAACATTCAGTCTGCCACCGATCTCGCGCCTGCCTATGACGTCGTCGTCGTTGGCGCGGGCCCTGCCGGCCTCTCGGCAGCCATCGAAGCCTCGATCCACGGTCTCGCGGTTTTGCTCGCCGATGAAAATGAATTCCCTGGCGGGCAGATTTATCGGTCGGTCGAGCATGCATCAGATGCCGACCTCGCCCGCATGGGGCCGGACTACGCTGCCGGGCGGAAGCTCATCGAGCGATTTCGGCAAGGAAACTTGAGCTACGCCCCCCGTGCGACTGTGTGGAGTGTCGGGCCTGCTGACGAAGAATTGGACGGCGCGCATCCGCTCGAGGTCGGGATTTCCCTCGGCGGGATTGCTCGACCGATCGCCGCCCATCGGGTGATCCTCGCAACAGGCGCGCTCGAACGCCCGTTCCCGTTCCCAGGGTGGACCATGCCGGGTGTCATGACGGCGGGAGCGGCGCAGATCTTGATGAAGTCGTCAGGTCTCGTGCCGTCCGGGCGCACCATCCTCGCCGGAACCGGGGCGCTGCTGTACTTAGTGGCAAGCCAGCTTCTCCGGGCAGGCGTAGATGTCATCGCAGTTGTCGACGCCACGCCACGCGAGAACTGGCGTACGGCTCTCGTTCATCTGCCCGCCTTTGTCAGCTCACCCCATGCCCTTAAAGGCCTGAAACTTCTCTTCGATGTTCACCGGCGGGCGCGAGTCATTCGCGGGGTGACCGCAATCGAGGCCGTTGGGCAGGAAAAATTCAGCGCTTTGCGCGCGAGCAGGGGCAAGAATTCTCTCGAGATTGAAGGCGACCTTCTCCTCCTGCACCAAGGAATCGCGCCAAACCTCAATCTCACGCTAGCGGCGGGATGCGATTATTACTGGGACGACCATTCGGCCGTTTTCCGCCCGAGCGTCGATGCCTGCGGCGCAAGTTCCGTTCCAGGTGTTTTGATCGCCGGCGATGGTGCCGGCATCGTCGGCGCGGTTGCCTCCGCTCTCCAAGGGCAGTTGGCTGGCCTCAATGCCTCATTCGACTTAAACCTCATTGACCGAAATGCCTACGGAGAGCGTCGGGCACGGCTCACTCGAGAGCTAGCTCGTGCCATGAGAGGCAGGACGTTCATCGAGCGTCGCTTTCGTTCTGGCGAGAAATTCCGGATTCCAGAGCACGACAGCACCATCGTCTGCCGCTGCGAAGAAATTACGGCTGGCAAGCTGCGTGAGGTTGCAGCGCTCGGCGTGCCGGGCCCGAACCAGATGAAGGCGTTCACACGATGTGGAATGGGCCCATGTCAAGGCCGGCTGTGCGGCCTGACTGCGGTCGAACTGCTGGCAAAATGCCGTGGCGGCTCGCCCAGCGAGGCTGGTTACTATCGGCTGCGCCCGCCCATCAAACCAGTGACGCTGGGCGGGCTAGCCGCTTGGCCGCACACGGATGCAGCCATCGTCGCTGTCGCCGGGTTCATAGAAACGCGGCGCTGATGGCGCACAGGACACAATCCATGGGCGCCAACAAGGCGCGGGCCGCACGCTCTGCCAAAAGCTGAGCGCAATATAAAATAATCTGCCTGGGGTTCCGCGCATATGGCTAATAAAGCCAAAGCTCGGCGATTATGATGATCGCGGAATTGGGCGGAATAATCGAAGCGTTGGTTGAATCAAGAAATAGAGAACTGGTGCATGAAAACGCTGCTGCTTAAAAAGGACGAAGTAAGTCGCCTGATCAGCGTCACCGAAGTGATCGCCGCCGTGGAAGAGGCGTACAAGGCCTTTAGCAATGATCAGGTGGAGCAACCTGACTACCTGGGGATAGATCTCCCGTCGCCTCGTGGGGAAATCGACTTTAAGCTCGGCTACTACAAAGCCAATGAAATGATCTCCATGAAAGCCTCTTCCGGCGGGTTCATTGATAACCCGACTGCACACGGAGTGCCCAATGGCATGGCGACAATTTTGCTGTTCGACGCCAGGAGCGGTGCCTTGATCTGCGTTATGGACGGAAGCTTGATCCTTGGTCTTAGAACGGGGGCGGCTGGAGCCATCTCCGTCAAAGCGCTGGCGAGGAAGAACGCCACGACGGTCGCATCGATCGGCACTGGCAATCAAGCAAGAATGCAGATCCGCTCGATCAACGAGATCATGAAGATCGAGGAGATCCACGCCTGGGACAGCAACCCAGACACGCTCTTCAAATACAAGACGGATATTGAAGGCGAGCTTGGCATTCCTGTCATGATGGCGAATTCCAAAAAGAAGGCCGTCGAGCAGGCCGATATCGTTGTTACCACGACCCGCGGAAAAGGCTCGCTCGTAGAAGC
Encoded proteins:
- a CDS encoding FAD-dependent oxidoreductase, giving the protein MDYDVIIIGGGLVGVSIAWGLSTCGQRIAVIDEGDVANRAARANFGLVWSSSKGLGNAAYSRWSRISTANWHQLAAELKAETGVDTGFVQSGGFSIRLTSTELERGITSMAKLAGQPGMEAEGTPPLEYEILDQAETRRRLPLVGETVAGAIFSPLDGHVNPLRLFAGFHKALKQRGVHYLPHRQTITISHRAGTFELAGDGWRLGAGKIVLAAGLGNTALAPMVGLNVPLSPSRGQIIVTERLKPFLSHATGHLRQTDEGSVLIGESKETTIDHQRPRGPITAVLAERAVRTFPLLKDASAVRIWAAFRVVTPDGYPIYEQSERFPGAFACACHSGVTLAANHALVLSRQISAGALSDDLSAFHSRRFHVPAAA
- a CDS encoding (2Fe-2S)-binding protein; its protein translation is MFRRLPDRKESSISFTFNGMPTMARQGDSVAAALLAAGYGSTRRSPVSGAARGPYCMMGVCFECLVKIDGRPNQQGCMTNVAEGMRIETQEGAAMPRQEG
- a CDS encoding NAD(P)/FAD-dependent oxidoreductase; this translates as MIRNIQSATDLAPAYDVVVVGAGPAGLSAAIEASIHGLAVLLADENEFPGGQIYRSVEHASDADLARMGPDYAAGRKLIERFRQGNLSYAPRATVWSVGPADEELDGAHPLEVGISLGGIARPIAAHRVILATGALERPFPFPGWTMPGVMTAGAAQILMKSSGLVPSGRTILAGTGALLYLVASQLLRAGVDVIAVVDATPRENWRTALVHLPAFVSSPHALKGLKLLFDVHRRARVIRGVTAIEAVGQEKFSALRASRGKNSLEIEGDLLLLHQGIAPNLNLTLAAGCDYYWDDHSAVFRPSVDACGASSVPGVLIAGDGAGIVGAVASALQGQLAGLNASFDLNLIDRNAYGERRARLTRELARAMRGRTFIERRFRSGEKFRIPEHDSTIVCRCEEITAGKLREVAALGVPGPNQMKAFTRCGMGPCQGRLCGLTAVELLAKCRGGSPSEAGYYRLRPPIKPVTLGGLAAWPHTDAAIVAVAGFIETRR
- a CDS encoding ornithine cyclodeaminase family protein — encoded protein: MKTLLLKKDEVSRLISVTEVIAAVEEAYKAFSNDQVEQPDYLGIDLPSPRGEIDFKLGYYKANEMISMKASSGGFIDNPTAHGVPNGMATILLFDARSGALICVMDGSLILGLRTGAAGAISVKALARKNATTVASIGTGNQARMQIRSINEIMKIEEIHAWDSNPDTLFKYKTDIEGELGIPVMMANSKKKAVEQADIVVTTTRGKGSLVEADWVRPGTHIVAIGTDQQGKQELDPEIFRNAKLVVDSIGQCTEKGETWHPLNKNIITKDDIHGEIGEILLGRKPGRESDDEITIFDSTGMAIQDNTTAGKIYHNAIANNVGTFFQFFE